The Rhinopithecus roxellana isolate Shanxi Qingling chromosome 13, ASM756505v1, whole genome shotgun sequence genome contains a region encoding:
- the TNNC2 gene encoding troponin C, skeletal muscle encodes MTDQQAEARSYLSEEMIAEFKAAFDMFDADGGGDISVKELGTVMRMLGQTPTKEELDAIIEEVDEDGSGTIDFEEFLVMMVRQMKEDAKGKSEEELAECFRIFDKNADGYIDPEELAEIFRASGEHVTDEEIESLMKDGDKNNDGRIDFDEFLKMMEGVQ; translated from the exons ATG ACGGACCAGCAGGCTGAGGCCAGGTCCTACCTCAGCGAGGAGATGATCGCTG AGTTCAAGGCTGCCTTTGACATGTttgatgctgatggtggtggGGACATCAGCGTCAAGGAGTTGGGCACGGTGATGAGGATGCTGGGCCAGACACCCACCAAGGAGGAGCTGGACGCCATCATCGAGGAGGTGGATGAGGATG GCAGCGGCACTATCGACTTCGAGGAGTTCTTGGTCATGATGGTGCGCCAGATGAAAGAGGACGCGAAGGGGAAGAGCGAGGAGGAGCTGGCCGAGTGCTTCCGCATCTTCGACAA GAATGCAGATGGCTACATCGACCCGGAGGAGCTGGCTGAGATTTTCAGGGCCTCTGGGGAGCACGTGACGGACGAGGAGATCGAATCTCTGATGAAAGATGGCGACAAGAACAATGACGGCCGCATTGACTTCGACG AGTTCCTGAAGATGATGGAGGGCGTGCAGTAA
- the UBE2C gene encoding ubiquitin-conjugating enzyme E2 C isoform X1 — protein MASQNRDPAATSVTAARKGAEPSGGAARGPVGKRLQQELMTLMMSGDKGISAFPESDNLFKWVGTIHGAAGTVYEDLRYKLSLEFPSGYPYNAPTVKFLTPCYHPNVDTQGNICLDILKDKWSALYDVRTILLSIQSLLGEPNIDSPLNTHAAELWKNPTAFKKYLQETYSKQVTSQEP, from the exons ATGGCTTCCCAAAACCGCGACCCAGCAGCCACAAGCGTCACCGCCGCCCGTAAAGGAGCCGAGCCGAGCGGGGGCGCCGCCCGGGGTCCCGTGGGCAAAAG GCTACAGCAGGAGCTGATGACCCTCATG ATGTCTGGCGATAAAGGGATTTCTGCCTTCCCTGAATCAGACAACCTTTTCAAATGGGTAGGGACCATCCATGGAGCAGCTGGAACA GTATATGAAGACCTGAGGTATAAGCTCTCACTAGAGTTCCCCAGTGGCTACCCTTACAATGCGCCCACGGTGAAATTCCTCACACCCTGCTACCACCCCAACGTGGACACCCAGGGTAACATATGCCTGGACATCCTGAAGGACAAGTGGTCTGCCCTATATGACGTCAGGACCATTCTGCTCTCCATCCAGAGCCTTCTAGGAG AACCCAACATTGATAGTCCCTTGAATACGCATGCTGCCGAGCTCTGGAAAAACCCCACAG CTTTTAAGAAGTACCTGCAAGAAACCTACTCAAAGCAGGTCACCAGCCAGGAGCCCTGA
- the UBE2C gene encoding ubiquitin-conjugating enzyme E2 C isoform X4, translating into MASQNRDPAATSVTAARKGAEPSGGAARGPVGKRLQQELMTLMAVGSIRTSSTVCLLSAPRETQGSSKPLVWGLGWDMRLLLELTLRLFLQMPEPNIDSPLNTHAAELWKNPTAFKKYLQETYSKQVTSQEP; encoded by the exons ATGGCTTCCCAAAACCGCGACCCAGCAGCCACAAGCGTCACCGCCGCCCGTAAAGGAGCCGAGCCGAGCGGGGGCGCCGCCCGGGGTCCCGTGGGCAAAAG GCTACAGCAGGAGCTGATGACCCTCATG gcaGTGGGAAGCATCAGAACCAGCTCAACAGTGTGTCTACTGTCTGCTCCCAGAGAAACTCAAGGTTCTAGCAAGCCCCTTGTGTGGGGCTTGGGTTGGGATATGAGGCTGCTGCTGGAGCTTACTCTGCGTCTATTTCTCCAAATGCCAG AACCCAACATTGATAGTCCCTTGAATACGCATGCTGCCGAGCTCTGGAAAAACCCCACAG CTTTTAAGAAGTACCTGCAAGAAACCTACTCAAAGCAGGTCACCAGCCAGGAGCCCTGA
- the UBE2C gene encoding ubiquitin-conjugating enzyme E2 C isoform X3 → MTLMMSGDKGISAFPESDNLFKWVGTIHGAAGTVYEDLRYKLSLEFPSGYPYNAPTVKFLTPCYHPNVDTQGNICLDILKDKWSALYDVRTILLSIQSLLGEPNIDSPLNTHAAELWKNPTAFKKYLQETYSKQVTSQEP, encoded by the exons ATGACCCTCATG ATGTCTGGCGATAAAGGGATTTCTGCCTTCCCTGAATCAGACAACCTTTTCAAATGGGTAGGGACCATCCATGGAGCAGCTGGAACA GTATATGAAGACCTGAGGTATAAGCTCTCACTAGAGTTCCCCAGTGGCTACCCTTACAATGCGCCCACGGTGAAATTCCTCACACCCTGCTACCACCCCAACGTGGACACCCAGGGTAACATATGCCTGGACATCCTGAAGGACAAGTGGTCTGCCCTATATGACGTCAGGACCATTCTGCTCTCCATCCAGAGCCTTCTAGGAG AACCCAACATTGATAGTCCCTTGAATACGCATGCTGCCGAGCTCTGGAAAAACCCCACAG CTTTTAAGAAGTACCTGCAAGAAACCTACTCAAAGCAGGTCACCAGCCAGGAGCCCTGA
- the UBE2C gene encoding ubiquitin-conjugating enzyme E2 C isoform X2 has product MASQNRDPAATSVTAARKGAEPSGGAARGPVGKRLQQELMTLMMSGDKGISAFPESDNLFKWVGTIHGAAGTAVGSIRTSSTVCLLSAPRETQGSSKPLVWGLGWDMRLLLELTLRLFLQMPEPNIDSPLNTHAAELWKNPTAFKKYLQETYSKQVTSQEP; this is encoded by the exons ATGGCTTCCCAAAACCGCGACCCAGCAGCCACAAGCGTCACCGCCGCCCGTAAAGGAGCCGAGCCGAGCGGGGGCGCCGCCCGGGGTCCCGTGGGCAAAAG GCTACAGCAGGAGCTGATGACCCTCATG ATGTCTGGCGATAAAGGGATTTCTGCCTTCCCTGAATCAGACAACCTTTTCAAATGGGTAGGGACCATCCATGGAGCAGCTGGAACA gcaGTGGGAAGCATCAGAACCAGCTCAACAGTGTGTCTACTGTCTGCTCCCAGAGAAACTCAAGGTTCTAGCAAGCCCCTTGTGTGGGGCTTGGGTTGGGATATGAGGCTGCTGCTGGAGCTTACTCTGCGTCTATTTCTCCAAATGCCAG AACCCAACATTGATAGTCCCTTGAATACGCATGCTGCCGAGCTCTGGAAAAACCCCACAG CTTTTAAGAAGTACCTGCAAGAAACCTACTCAAAGCAGGTCACCAGCCAGGAGCCCTGA